From the Cryptomeria japonica chromosome 2, Sugi_1.0, whole genome shotgun sequence genome, one window contains:
- the LOC131859660 gene encoding berberine bridge enzyme-like D-1 encodes MAFWSYMRTFGLFLLLWLVNLGGRGAVVAYSSQNATALAFTSCLSGNGIENVTFKSSSSSSNYYTLLEFSLQNLRYAEESVPKPYALIVPESRDQLHKSVQCSIQHGWQIVMRSGGHSYEGLSSTSQAPNFVIIDFMKLERVEVDTKSKTAWVESGATLGQLYSAIANKTSLYGFPAGVCPTVGVGGTLSGGGLGLLARKYGVSADHVIDALLVDANGKLVDRKGMGEDVFWALRGGGGGSWGVVVAWQIRLVKVPPVITVFNVNRTGNDNVTELVERWQSVEPFAPEDLYIRVFVFGGSPVSLTFNGMYLGPLPQLLKLVNEIFPEMGLVAADCNETDWIGSVISTAVANGYSADLLNRYLATKRYFKNKSDYVKSAISSSGLQGAWKIMEEKPDSQMILAPFGGVMNRIPSTRIPFPHRAGYLYEIQYVLNWDDASEDAESVAWMRKLYEYMTHYVSKSPRGAYVNYIDLDLGHASANGTSTVQQAKSWGEKYFGVNFFRLVHVKTKFDPNNIFKNAQSIPPLSQS; translated from the coding sequence ATGGCTTTCTGGAGTTATATGAGAACGTTTGGTTTGTTTCTATTGTTGTGGCTTGTAAATTTGGGAGGCCGAGGTGCGGTTGTGGCATACTCGTCACAAAATGCAACTGCACTAGCGTTCACCTCATGTTTGAGTGGAAACGGTATCGAAAACGTGACGTTCAAAAGCTCTTCTTCATCAAGCAACTATTACACGCTCCTCGAGTTCTCTCTGCAGAATCTGCGCTATGCGGAAGAAAGCGTGCCGAAGCCATACGCTTTGATTGTTCCGGAGAGCAGAGACCAACTGCACAAGTCAGTGCAGTGCTCCATACAACACGGCTGGCAGATCGTGATGCGCAGTGGAGGGCACAGCTATGAGGGTCTCTCCTCTACTTCTCAGGCTCCCAATTTCGTCATCATCGATTTTATGAAATTGGAAAGAGTTGAGGTGGATACGAAATCCAAGACGGCTTGGGTGGAGTCCGGTGCAACTTTAGGCCAGCTCTACTCCGCCATTGCAAACAAGACTTCGCTCTACGGTTTCCCTGCGGGAGTCTGCCCGACAGTAGGCGTGGGCGGGACTTTGAGTGGAGGTGGGCTTGGGTTACTCGCAAGGAAATATGGCGTCTCGGCAGACCACGTTATAGATGCCCTGCTTGTGGACGCCAATGGCAAATTGGTGGACAGAAAGGGCATGGGAGAAGATGTGTTCTGGGCTCTCCGAGGCGGCGGTGGAGGGAGCTGGGGCGTGGTTGTGGCGTGGCAGATAAGGCTTGTCAAAGTGCCTCCCGTAATCACTGTGTTTAATGTCAACAGGACGGGAAATGATAACGTGACAGAGCTTGTAGAACGATGGCAATCTGTTGAACCGTTTGCCCCTGAGGATCTCTATATCCGTGTCTTTGTGTTCGGAGGCAGTCCTGTTAGCCTTACCTTCAATGGAATGTATTTGGGTCCTCTACCTCAACTCCTCAAACTTGTGAATGAGATCTTTCCTGAGATGGGTCTGGTCGCCGCCGATTGTAACGAGACAGACTGGATCGGCTCGGTCATCTCGACTGCTGTGGCCAACGGATATTCTGCCGACCTCCTCAACAGATATCTTGCCACCAAAAGGTACTTCAAGAATAAGTCCGATTATGTGAAGAGCGCTATCTCTTCATCAGGCCTACAGGGAGCATGGAAGATTATGGAAGAGAAGCCCGACAGCCAAATGATATTGGCTCCCTTTGGAGGCGTAATGAATAGGATACCATCCACTCGGATTCCCTTCCCCCATCGAGCAGGCTATTTATACGAAATTCAGTATGTACTCAACTGGGACGACGCTTCCGAAGATGCAGAGTCTGTGGCTTGGATGCGAAAGTTGTACGAATACATGACTCATTATGTTTCAAAATCTCCCAGAGGTGCTTACGTCAACTACATAGACCTTGACTTGGGCCATGCATCTGCTAATGGAACCTCCACCGTACAACAAGCAAAGTCGTGGGGCGAAAAGTATTTTGGTGTGAATTTCTTCAGGCTGGTGCATGTGAAGACTAAATTCGATCCCAACAATATTTTCAAGAATGCTCAGAGCATTCCCCCGCTCAGTCAGAGTTGA